The following proteins come from a genomic window of Miscanthus floridulus cultivar M001 chromosome 2, ASM1932011v1, whole genome shotgun sequence:
- the LOC136527348 gene encoding inactive poly [ADP-ribose] polymerase RCD1-like isoform X2 — protein sequence MAAMNGKAWGKCGRNINSLKRKRESPAAYDADVFRTSELHQHPVNDSAVRFHVDQDRKAKIVCHFNKQVLQSYKNFMSSAPPKRILLRKGAVWKDVPEKIVKLAQADFRAKKTITETGYQNHLFLLDFAHMTFIDTKTGLQRPIAWIDENGKRYFPESFMQDQKLFIKKDFGNGNLEYISVEPNGTREMNDQLGTSESSAESSNFDSSTEDVSSPKRARAEKNSIVNNYCDMGEAIGENEPCTLLTTACNLLPHQANLGEVSRAQRTIEAVEKLLLQGMGSVIESKDIIGIFRTPLLDDHKQVRYHIHQKQVQVTGFHRGNANVRYAWLPCSKSTVHEMMLNGVLQVHKPPIKCAAYGEGTLLAPANRSDACVKYSDVDENGIVHMMLCRVIMGNVEIVHSGSNQHRPSSDYFDSGIDDLKNPQHYIVWDMNMNRHIYSEFVVIVKLPSKTKDSLVSQEDCQNSSDLSLVLNSSSPDCISEEMNLEAPPALGGGCAAPMLGDSMEKAPSSPWMPFSMLFAAISTKVSPENMDMVISCYEEFKSKKISRGELVKKLRHVVGDRVLISTIMRLQDKP from the exons ATGGCTGCGATGAACGGAAAGGCATGGGGTAAATGTGGAAGGAACATAAATAGTCTCAAGAGAAAGCGGGAGAGCCCCGCTGCATATGATGCTGACGTATTCCGCACCTCTGAATTGCATCAGCATCCTGTCAATGATTCTGCTGTTAGGTTTCATGTTGATCAAGACCGCAAGGCAAAGATCGTGTGCCACTTCAACAAGCAGGTTTTGCAGAGCTATAAGAACTTCATGAGTAGTGCACCACCTAAGCGTATTTTGCTTCGCAAAGGTGCTGTCTGGAAAGACGTTCCAGAAAAGATTGTCAAATTGGCCCAAGCCGACTTCAGGGCAAAAAAGACGATCACAGAAACAGGATATCAGAACCATCTATTTTTGCTGGATTTTGCCCATATGACATTCATAGACACAAAGACAGGTCTTCAGAGGCCTATTGCTTGGATCGATGAAAATGGAAAGCGCTACTTCCCGGAATCATTTATGCAAGATCAGAAATTATTTATTAAGAAAGATTTTGGCAATGGAAATCTTGAGTACATTAGTGTTGAGCCAAATGGGACACGAGAAATGAATGACCAGCTTGGAACATCAGAAAGTTCTGCAGAAAGCTCAAACTTTGATTCAAGTACTGAAGATGTTTCCAGTCCTAAGAGAGCTAGGGCTGAAAAGAATTCCATCGTAAATAATTACTGTGATATGGGAGAAGCTATTGGAGAAAATGAGCCATgcactttgttgactacagcctGTAACCTACTACCACACCAAGCTAATCTGGGTGAGGTATCACGTGCTCAGCGCACTATTGAAGCCGTGGAGAAGCTGTTGCTGCAGGGGATGGGTTCAGTTATTGAATCCAAGGACATTATTGGAATCTTCAGGACTCCATTATTGGATGACCACAAACAAGTCCGTTACCATATTCACCAAAAGCAAGTACAGGTTACCGGATTTCATCGTGGAAACGCAAATGTCCGTTATGCATGGCTTCCTTGCTCCAAAAGCACCGTGCATGAAATGATGCTGAATGGTGTTTTACAAGTTCATAAGCCGCCCATTAAGTGTGCAGCCTATGGAGAGGGCACCCTCCTTGCACCAGCAAATCGTTCTGATGCCTG TGTGAAATACTCTGATGTTGATGAAAATGGCATTGTCCATATGATGTTGTGCCGTGTTATAATGGGGAACGTAGAAATAGTTCACTCTGGATCTAATCAGCACCGACCTAGTAGTGACTATTTTGATAGTGGAATAGATGACCTTAAAAACCCACAACATTACATTGTGTGGGATATGAATATGAATAGGCACATCTATTCTGAGTTTGTAGTCATCGTCAAATTGCCTTCTAAAACCAAAG ATTCCCTCGTGTCGCAAGAAGACTGTCAGAATTCATCTGATCTGTCACTGGTGTTGAATTCTAGTTCACCTGACTGTATTTCAGAG GAGATGAACCTGGAGGCACCTCCAGCATTGGGAGGTGGATGTGCAGCCCCCATGCTAGGAGATTCGATGGAAAAGGCTCCAAGCTCACCTTGGATGCCTTTCTCCATGTTATTTGCAGCGATCTCAACCAAAGTGTCTCCTGAGAATATGGACATGGTTATTAGTTGCTATGAAGAGTTTAAG AGCAAAAAAATAAGCCGAGGTGAACTAGTAAAGAAGCTGAGGCATGTAGTTGGTGATAGAGTGTTAATATCGACGATAATGCGTCTCCAAGATAAG CCGTAA
- the LOC136527348 gene encoding probable inactive poly [ADP-ribose] polymerase SRO1 isoform X1, which translates to MAAMNGKAWGKCGRNINSLKRKRESPAAYDADVFRTSELHQHPVNDSAVRFHVDQDRKAKIVCHFNKQVLQSYKNFMSSAPPKRILLRKGAVWKDVPEKIVKLAQADFRAKKTITETGYQNHLFLLDFAHMTFIDTKTGLQRPIAWIDENGKRYFPESFMQDQKLFIKKDFGNGNLEYISVEPNGTREMNDQLGTSESSAESSNFDSSTEDVSSPKRARAEKNSIVNNYCDMGEAIGENEPCTLLTTACNLLPHQANLGEVSRAQRTIEAVEKLLLQGMGSVIESKDIIGIFRTPLLDDHKQVRYHIHQKQVQVTGFHRGNANVRYAWLPCSKSTVHEMMLNGVLQVHKPPIKCAAYGEGTLLAPANRSDACVKYSDVDENGIVHMMLCRVIMGNVEIVHSGSNQHRPSSDYFDSGIDDLKNPQHYIVWDMNMNRHIYSEFVVIVKLPSKTKDSLVSQEDCQNSSDLSLVLNSSSPDCISEEMNLEAPPALGGGCAAPMLGDSMEKAPSSPWMPFSMLFAAISTKVSPENMDMVISCYEEFKSKKISRGELVKKLRHVVGDRVLISTIMRLQDKLPPMERREAPDASAAKMVVKP; encoded by the exons ATGGCTGCGATGAACGGAAAGGCATGGGGTAAATGTGGAAGGAACATAAATAGTCTCAAGAGAAAGCGGGAGAGCCCCGCTGCATATGATGCTGACGTATTCCGCACCTCTGAATTGCATCAGCATCCTGTCAATGATTCTGCTGTTAGGTTTCATGTTGATCAAGACCGCAAGGCAAAGATCGTGTGCCACTTCAACAAGCAGGTTTTGCAGAGCTATAAGAACTTCATGAGTAGTGCACCACCTAAGCGTATTTTGCTTCGCAAAGGTGCTGTCTGGAAAGACGTTCCAGAAAAGATTGTCAAATTGGCCCAAGCCGACTTCAGGGCAAAAAAGACGATCACAGAAACAGGATATCAGAACCATCTATTTTTGCTGGATTTTGCCCATATGACATTCATAGACACAAAGACAGGTCTTCAGAGGCCTATTGCTTGGATCGATGAAAATGGAAAGCGCTACTTCCCGGAATCATTTATGCAAGATCAGAAATTATTTATTAAGAAAGATTTTGGCAATGGAAATCTTGAGTACATTAGTGTTGAGCCAAATGGGACACGAGAAATGAATGACCAGCTTGGAACATCAGAAAGTTCTGCAGAAAGCTCAAACTTTGATTCAAGTACTGAAGATGTTTCCAGTCCTAAGAGAGCTAGGGCTGAAAAGAATTCCATCGTAAATAATTACTGTGATATGGGAGAAGCTATTGGAGAAAATGAGCCATgcactttgttgactacagcctGTAACCTACTACCACACCAAGCTAATCTGGGTGAGGTATCACGTGCTCAGCGCACTATTGAAGCCGTGGAGAAGCTGTTGCTGCAGGGGATGGGTTCAGTTATTGAATCCAAGGACATTATTGGAATCTTCAGGACTCCATTATTGGATGACCACAAACAAGTCCGTTACCATATTCACCAAAAGCAAGTACAGGTTACCGGATTTCATCGTGGAAACGCAAATGTCCGTTATGCATGGCTTCCTTGCTCCAAAAGCACCGTGCATGAAATGATGCTGAATGGTGTTTTACAAGTTCATAAGCCGCCCATTAAGTGTGCAGCCTATGGAGAGGGCACCCTCCTTGCACCAGCAAATCGTTCTGATGCCTG TGTGAAATACTCTGATGTTGATGAAAATGGCATTGTCCATATGATGTTGTGCCGTGTTATAATGGGGAACGTAGAAATAGTTCACTCTGGATCTAATCAGCACCGACCTAGTAGTGACTATTTTGATAGTGGAATAGATGACCTTAAAAACCCACAACATTACATTGTGTGGGATATGAATATGAATAGGCACATCTATTCTGAGTTTGTAGTCATCGTCAAATTGCCTTCTAAAACCAAAG ATTCCCTCGTGTCGCAAGAAGACTGTCAGAATTCATCTGATCTGTCACTGGTGTTGAATTCTAGTTCACCTGACTGTATTTCAGAG GAGATGAACCTGGAGGCACCTCCAGCATTGGGAGGTGGATGTGCAGCCCCCATGCTAGGAGATTCGATGGAAAAGGCTCCAAGCTCACCTTGGATGCCTTTCTCCATGTTATTTGCAGCGATCTCAACCAAAGTGTCTCCTGAGAATATGGACATGGTTATTAGTTGCTATGAAGAGTTTAAG AGCAAAAAAATAAGCCGAGGTGAACTAGTAAAGAAGCTGAGGCATGTAGTTGGTGATAGAGTGTTAATATCGACGATAATGCGTCTCCAAGATAAG TTACCTCCAATGGAGAGGCGTGAGGCACCAGACGCATCAGCGGCCAAGATGGTGGTGAAACCGTGA
- the LOC136527338 gene encoding lysine-specific demethylase JMJ706-like isoform X2, which produces MVEGRSCLPAEVRNGLETLKRRRLERMRLSAQNEAGDNPAVAARSGGDALRSPANCGVRLHSNNSTGLPGNVQDKNPFAKRKVDKFDMSNLEWIDKIPECPVYCPTKEEFEDPIAYIQKISPEAAKYGICKIVSPVSASVPAGVVLMKEQPSFKFMTRVQPLRLAEWAEDDTVTFFMSGRKYTFRDYEKMANKVFSKKYSSSSCLPARYVEEEFWREIAFGKMDFVEYACDVDGSAFSSSPQDQLGKSNWNLKNFSRLPSSVLRLLQAPIPGVTDPMLYIGMLFSMFAWHVEDHYLYSINYHHCGAFKTWYGIPGDAAPGFERVASQYVYNKDILIGDGEDAAFDVLLGKTTMFPPNVLLDHNVPVYKAVQRPGEFVITFPRSYHAGFSHGFNCGEAVNFAIGDWFPLGSLASKRYALLNRTPLLAHEELLCHSAVLLSQKLLNCDPKSWDKLEHPNSQYCVKSCFVRLMRFQRCARGLLAKMGSQICYKPKTFPNLSCSMCRRDCYITHVLCGCNFDPVCLHHEQELRSCPCKSNRVVYVREDILELEALSRKFEQDVCLSKERSCIGSFKEAEISDTNVERVPNLGITQDFGNSKAGSSGFRTVDGGNSSAAVSILTSSAHHKAPKHSEARAINTSMTKGTYTVDDSSSSMDDACNEHGSCNASAMECSDNSDSESEIFRVKRRSTSFDKPTSETKASTLSEQQVLRRLKKVHPEVQQVSKRPEEYDNGSVHSARMSQKSSNPASSDDEREDKVPISWRIKRRQLETQHNVTSPGARLQSYPASSGGSREESAERSRDAAAELRPKRVKIRLPSSAIRQIEQQGSSGQRFAREDKLSLGFPRTF; this is translated from the exons ATG GTGGAGGGTAGGAGCTGTCTCCCTGCAGAGGTCAGGAACGGCCTCGAGACCCTGAAGCGGAGGAGGCTCGAGAGAATGCGTTTGAGTGCTCAGAACGAAGCGGGTGACAATCCTGCGGTGGCTGCAAGAAGCGGTGGTGATGCCTTGCGGAGCCCAGCTAACTGCGGGGTCAGATTGCATTCCAACAACAGTACAGGTTTACCTGGAAATGTCCAGGACAAGAATCCTTTTGCAAAGCGCAAGGTGGACAAGTTTGATATGTCCAACCTTGAGTGGATAGACAAGATACCAGAGTGCCCTGTGTATTGTCCCACCAAGGAGGAATTTGAGGATCCCATTGCTTATATACAGAAGATTTCACCTGAGGCTGCTAAATATG GTATTTGTAAAATCGTCTCTCCTGTAAGTGCGTCTGTTCCTGCTGGTGTTGTGCTGATGAAGGAACAGCCCAGTTTTAAGTTCATGACTAGAGTTCAGCCCCTTCGTCTTGCTGAATGGGCTGAGGATGATACGGTCACTTTCTTCATGAGTGGAAG AAAGTACACCTTCCGGGACTATGAAAAAATGGCAAACAAAGTGTTCTCTAAGAAATATTCCAGCTCTAGTTGTCTCCCAGCTAGGTATGTGGAGGAGGAGTTCTGGCGTGAAattgcttttgggaaaatggattTCGTAGAATATGCTTGTGATGTTGATGGGagtgccttctcttcttctcctcAAGATCAACTTGGGAAAAGCAACTGGAACCTCAAG AATTTTTCACGGCTCCCCAGTTCTGTTCTAAGACTTCTTCAGGCACCAATTCCA GGAGTGACAGATCCAATGCTTTATATTGGGATGCTCTTCAGCATGTTTGCGTGGCACGTGGAAGACCATTATTTGTACAG CATCAATTACCATCACTGTGGGGCATTTAAGACATGGTATGGGATACCAGGCGATGCGGCTCCTGGGTTTGAAAGGGTTGCTAGCCAGTACGTATATAACAAGGATATTTTGATTGGTGATGGAGAGGATGCAGCATTTGATGTCCTACTGGGGAAGACAACAATGTTCCCTCCAAATGTCTTGCTAGATCACAATGTTCCTGTCTATAAAGCTGTACAAAGACCTGGAGAGTTTGTTATTACTTTTCCACGTTCTTACCACGCAGGCTTCAGTCATG gcttcaattgtggagaagcTGTTAATTTTGCTATTGGCGATTGGTTTCCTCTTGGTTCTCTTGCTAGCAAGCGCTACGCACTTCTGAACAGAACTCCATTGCTTGCACATGAGGAGCTACTTTGTCATTCTGCTGTGCTTCTCTCCCAAAAGCTGTTGAACTGTGATCCAAAATCCTGGGACAAGTTGGAACATCCGAATTCCCAGTATTGTGTGAAATCCTGCTTTGTGCGGTTGATGCGATTCCAGCGATGTGCACGTGGCCTACTTGCTAAAATGGGTTCTCAAATATGCTATAAGCCAAAGACATTTCCAAATCTGTCCTGTAGCATGTGCCGGCGTGATTGCTATATCACACATGTGTTGTGTGGATGTAACTTTGATCCTGTCTGCCTACATCATG AACAAGAATTGCGGAGCTGCCCTTGCAAGTCCAATCGTGTTGTCTATGTTAGAGAGGACATACTGGAGCTAGAGGCTCTATCAAGAAAATTTGAGCAGGATGTGTGCTTGTCTAAGGAAAGAAGTTGCATTGGCTCATTTAAGGAGGCTGAGATCTCTGATACTAATGTTGAACGAGTCCCTAATCTTGGGATTACTCAGGATTTTGGTAATAGTAAAGCTGGTAGCTCAGGCTTTAGGACTGTTGATGGGGGAAACAGTTCTGCTGCAGTATCAATTTTGACATCTTCTGCGCATCATAAGGCACCCAAGCATTCAGAAGCAAGG GCAATAAATACATCAATGACCAAAGGAACTTACACTGTGGATGACAGTTCATCCAGCATGGATGATGCTTGTAATGAACACGGTTCATGTAATGCTTCGGCCATGGAATGCAGTGATAATTCCGATTCTGAGTCTGAAATTTTCCGAGTCAAGCGCAGGTCCACCTCGTTTGACAAACCTACTTCTGAAACAAAGGCGTCAACCTTGTCTGAACAGCAG GTTCTGAGGCGGCTGAAGAAGGTACATCCTGAAGTACAGCAGGTCAGTAAGCGTCCAGAAGAATATGATAATGGTTCAGTTCACTCTGCCCGTATGAGCCAGAAGAGCTCAAATCCTGCCTCTTCTGATGATGAAAGAGAGGACAAGGTTCCCATTTCTTGGAGGATAAAGCGGCGACAGTTGGAAACCCAGCACAATGTTACAAGTCCTGGTGCGAGACTGCAGTCATATCCGGCTTCCAGTGGTGGTTCTCGAGAAGAGTCTGCGGAAAGAAGCAGAGATGCTGCAGCAGAGCTCCGTCCAAAACGAGTGAAAATCCGGCTACCTTCTAGTGCCATTAGGCAGATTGAGCAGCAGGGCAGTTCGGGGCAGAGATTTGCAAGGGAGGACAAGTTGTCGCTTGGTTTTCCACGTACATTTTAG
- the LOC136527338 gene encoding lysine-specific demethylase JMJ706-like isoform X1 translates to MVVTHVEGRSCLPAEVRNGLETLKRRRLERMRLSAQNEAGDNPAVAARSGGDALRSPANCGVRLHSNNSTGLPGNVQDKNPFAKRKVDKFDMSNLEWIDKIPECPVYCPTKEEFEDPIAYIQKISPEAAKYGICKIVSPVSASVPAGVVLMKEQPSFKFMTRVQPLRLAEWAEDDTVTFFMSGRKYTFRDYEKMANKVFSKKYSSSSCLPARYVEEEFWREIAFGKMDFVEYACDVDGSAFSSSPQDQLGKSNWNLKNFSRLPSSVLRLLQAPIPGVTDPMLYIGMLFSMFAWHVEDHYLYSINYHHCGAFKTWYGIPGDAAPGFERVASQYVYNKDILIGDGEDAAFDVLLGKTTMFPPNVLLDHNVPVYKAVQRPGEFVITFPRSYHAGFSHGFNCGEAVNFAIGDWFPLGSLASKRYALLNRTPLLAHEELLCHSAVLLSQKLLNCDPKSWDKLEHPNSQYCVKSCFVRLMRFQRCARGLLAKMGSQICYKPKTFPNLSCSMCRRDCYITHVLCGCNFDPVCLHHEQELRSCPCKSNRVVYVREDILELEALSRKFEQDVCLSKERSCIGSFKEAEISDTNVERVPNLGITQDFGNSKAGSSGFRTVDGGNSSAAVSILTSSAHHKAPKHSEARAINTSMTKGTYTVDDSSSSMDDACNEHGSCNASAMECSDNSDSESEIFRVKRRSTSFDKPTSETKASTLSEQQVLRRLKKVHPEVQQVSKRPEEYDNGSVHSARMSQKSSNPASSDDEREDKVPISWRIKRRQLETQHNVTSPGARLQSYPASSGGSREESAERSRDAAAELRPKRVKIRLPSSAIRQIEQQGSSGQRFAREDKLSLGFPRTF, encoded by the exons ATGGTCGTCACGCAT GTGGAGGGTAGGAGCTGTCTCCCTGCAGAGGTCAGGAACGGCCTCGAGACCCTGAAGCGGAGGAGGCTCGAGAGAATGCGTTTGAGTGCTCAGAACGAAGCGGGTGACAATCCTGCGGTGGCTGCAAGAAGCGGTGGTGATGCCTTGCGGAGCCCAGCTAACTGCGGGGTCAGATTGCATTCCAACAACAGTACAGGTTTACCTGGAAATGTCCAGGACAAGAATCCTTTTGCAAAGCGCAAGGTGGACAAGTTTGATATGTCCAACCTTGAGTGGATAGACAAGATACCAGAGTGCCCTGTGTATTGTCCCACCAAGGAGGAATTTGAGGATCCCATTGCTTATATACAGAAGATTTCACCTGAGGCTGCTAAATATG GTATTTGTAAAATCGTCTCTCCTGTAAGTGCGTCTGTTCCTGCTGGTGTTGTGCTGATGAAGGAACAGCCCAGTTTTAAGTTCATGACTAGAGTTCAGCCCCTTCGTCTTGCTGAATGGGCTGAGGATGATACGGTCACTTTCTTCATGAGTGGAAG AAAGTACACCTTCCGGGACTATGAAAAAATGGCAAACAAAGTGTTCTCTAAGAAATATTCCAGCTCTAGTTGTCTCCCAGCTAGGTATGTGGAGGAGGAGTTCTGGCGTGAAattgcttttgggaaaatggattTCGTAGAATATGCTTGTGATGTTGATGGGagtgccttctcttcttctcctcAAGATCAACTTGGGAAAAGCAACTGGAACCTCAAG AATTTTTCACGGCTCCCCAGTTCTGTTCTAAGACTTCTTCAGGCACCAATTCCA GGAGTGACAGATCCAATGCTTTATATTGGGATGCTCTTCAGCATGTTTGCGTGGCACGTGGAAGACCATTATTTGTACAG CATCAATTACCATCACTGTGGGGCATTTAAGACATGGTATGGGATACCAGGCGATGCGGCTCCTGGGTTTGAAAGGGTTGCTAGCCAGTACGTATATAACAAGGATATTTTGATTGGTGATGGAGAGGATGCAGCATTTGATGTCCTACTGGGGAAGACAACAATGTTCCCTCCAAATGTCTTGCTAGATCACAATGTTCCTGTCTATAAAGCTGTACAAAGACCTGGAGAGTTTGTTATTACTTTTCCACGTTCTTACCACGCAGGCTTCAGTCATG gcttcaattgtggagaagcTGTTAATTTTGCTATTGGCGATTGGTTTCCTCTTGGTTCTCTTGCTAGCAAGCGCTACGCACTTCTGAACAGAACTCCATTGCTTGCACATGAGGAGCTACTTTGTCATTCTGCTGTGCTTCTCTCCCAAAAGCTGTTGAACTGTGATCCAAAATCCTGGGACAAGTTGGAACATCCGAATTCCCAGTATTGTGTGAAATCCTGCTTTGTGCGGTTGATGCGATTCCAGCGATGTGCACGTGGCCTACTTGCTAAAATGGGTTCTCAAATATGCTATAAGCCAAAGACATTTCCAAATCTGTCCTGTAGCATGTGCCGGCGTGATTGCTATATCACACATGTGTTGTGTGGATGTAACTTTGATCCTGTCTGCCTACATCATG AACAAGAATTGCGGAGCTGCCCTTGCAAGTCCAATCGTGTTGTCTATGTTAGAGAGGACATACTGGAGCTAGAGGCTCTATCAAGAAAATTTGAGCAGGATGTGTGCTTGTCTAAGGAAAGAAGTTGCATTGGCTCATTTAAGGAGGCTGAGATCTCTGATACTAATGTTGAACGAGTCCCTAATCTTGGGATTACTCAGGATTTTGGTAATAGTAAAGCTGGTAGCTCAGGCTTTAGGACTGTTGATGGGGGAAACAGTTCTGCTGCAGTATCAATTTTGACATCTTCTGCGCATCATAAGGCACCCAAGCATTCAGAAGCAAGG GCAATAAATACATCAATGACCAAAGGAACTTACACTGTGGATGACAGTTCATCCAGCATGGATGATGCTTGTAATGAACACGGTTCATGTAATGCTTCGGCCATGGAATGCAGTGATAATTCCGATTCTGAGTCTGAAATTTTCCGAGTCAAGCGCAGGTCCACCTCGTTTGACAAACCTACTTCTGAAACAAAGGCGTCAACCTTGTCTGAACAGCAG GTTCTGAGGCGGCTGAAGAAGGTACATCCTGAAGTACAGCAGGTCAGTAAGCGTCCAGAAGAATATGATAATGGTTCAGTTCACTCTGCCCGTATGAGCCAGAAGAGCTCAAATCCTGCCTCTTCTGATGATGAAAGAGAGGACAAGGTTCCCATTTCTTGGAGGATAAAGCGGCGACAGTTGGAAACCCAGCACAATGTTACAAGTCCTGGTGCGAGACTGCAGTCATATCCGGCTTCCAGTGGTGGTTCTCGAGAAGAGTCTGCGGAAAGAAGCAGAGATGCTGCAGCAGAGCTCCGTCCAAAACGAGTGAAAATCCGGCTACCTTCTAGTGCCATTAGGCAGATTGAGCAGCAGGGCAGTTCGGGGCAGAGATTTGCAAGGGAGGACAAGTTGTCGCTTGGTTTTCCACGTACATTTTAG